From one Candidatus Thioglobus sp. NP1 genomic stretch:
- the polA gene encoding DNA polymerase I, with the protein MTQQLILVDGSAFLFRSYFSTLSQNLTNDGGFPTGAMFGVINAIKHLQRQYKDAKIIMIFDAKGSNFRHDIFPEYKANRGPAEDDLVVQIEPLYDIVRAMGFHFICEAGVEADDVIATLAKLASEKDIETIIASGDKDLFQLVGGKIKQLDMKGKLYAEEDVEEKMGVMPKQVLDLLALSGDASDNIPGVPSVGPKTASKWLKLYDDVEGVKANASQIGGKVGEKLRESFDLLDLSYQLVKLKFDVELPFDIFEKEPGEKKEVLVELYKEYGFSMWLKQLGEIQEPEVVQEKEIVESPAQEKTTNLDIDSYSQSLILNEDDFSLLLTKLSNSEVFVFDLETNSLDYMRAEIVGLVFLMEKESYYVPIGHDYLDAPVQLSRQRVLDALKPILENKSIGKIGQNLKYDAHILANIEINLNGISDDTMLKSYCLNSVATRHNMDDLSEYYLGHKTIHYADVAGSGKKQLTFNQVNIDEAMPYACEDVIVTNELNKLLDHKLERYPKLMALYQNIELPLIEIMLKLERNGALVDELSLFNQQVEIKAEMNIIQAQAFEIAGDEFNLESPKQIQQILFSEEGFGLEPKKKTAKGQPSTNEEALKLLDHPLVDLIMSYRTLTKLNSTYLEALPKQINRNTGRLHTSYHQAVTATGRLSSSKPNFQNIPIRTEQGAQIRSAFIANKGNVILAADYSQIELRIMAHISEDKSLIESFRNNVDVHRSTAAQVFNTELDKVTKDQRRKAKAINFGLIYGMSAFGLAKQIDVSRTEAKQYIDGYFENYPGVLKFMDETKEKAKSQGYVETILGRRLYLPQINAKNKMLQQHALRTAINAPMQGSSADIIKKAMLDIQAWIDAEDNGIKMIMQVHDELVFEVQEEKSIEYAEIIRSMMAETLKLSIPLDVDVGIGSNWQEAH; encoded by the coding sequence ATTTTTCCTGAATATAAGGCTAATAGAGGCCCAGCTGAAGATGATTTAGTTGTCCAAATTGAACCTTTATACGACATAGTAAGAGCTATGGGTTTTCATTTTATTTGTGAGGCTGGTGTAGAGGCAGATGATGTTATTGCAACGCTTGCAAAACTCGCAAGTGAAAAAGATATTGAAACTATTATAGCTAGTGGAGATAAGGACCTCTTTCAATTAGTTGGTGGAAAAATAAAACAACTGGATATGAAGGGTAAGTTATACGCTGAAGAGGATGTTGAAGAAAAAATGGGTGTCATGCCTAAGCAAGTCTTGGATTTACTTGCATTAAGTGGTGATGCTTCAGATAATATTCCTGGAGTTCCCAGTGTTGGTCCTAAAACTGCTTCAAAGTGGCTTAAACTTTATGATGATGTAGAGGGTGTTAAAGCGAATGCTAGTCAAATTGGAGGTAAGGTAGGTGAAAAGTTAAGAGAATCATTTGATTTATTAGACCTCTCATACCAATTAGTGAAACTCAAGTTTGATGTTGAGTTACCGTTTGATATCTTTGAAAAAGAACCTGGAGAGAAAAAGGAAGTTTTAGTAGAGCTTTACAAAGAATATGGTTTTTCAATGTGGCTTAAACAACTAGGAGAAATTCAAGAGCCTGAAGTTGTGCAAGAAAAGGAGATAGTTGAAAGTCCAGCTCAAGAAAAAACTACTAATCTTGATATTGATAGCTACTCTCAAAGTCTTATTCTTAATGAAGATGATTTTTCATTACTGCTAACCAAGCTCTCTAACAGTGAGGTTTTTGTTTTTGACTTGGAGACAAATAGTCTTGATTATATGCGAGCAGAGATTGTAGGCCTTGTTTTTCTAATGGAAAAAGAAAGCTATTATGTTCCCATAGGGCATGATTACTTAGATGCTCCAGTGCAACTCTCTCGTCAAAGAGTATTGGATGCATTGAAACCAATTCTTGAAAATAAAAGTATTGGTAAGATTGGTCAAAACTTAAAATATGATGCACATATTCTAGCAAATATTGAAATCAATCTAAACGGTATTAGTGATGACACAATGCTGAAATCTTATTGTTTAAATTCCGTGGCAACCAGACATAACATGGATGATTTATCAGAATATTATCTCGGGCATAAAACAATTCATTATGCGGATGTTGCTGGAAGTGGAAAAAAACAATTAACCTTTAATCAGGTGAATATTGATGAAGCGATGCCTTACGCGTGTGAGGATGTTATTGTAACTAATGAACTTAATAAATTATTAGATCATAAGCTTGAGCGTTATCCTAAACTAATGGCACTCTATCAAAATATAGAGCTTCCTTTAATTGAGATAATGCTGAAATTAGAACGAAATGGAGCTCTTGTAGATGAGTTGTCACTATTTAACCAGCAAGTTGAAATTAAAGCTGAAATGAATATTATTCAAGCTCAAGCGTTTGAGATTGCTGGCGACGAATTCAATCTTGAGTCTCCTAAGCAAATCCAACAAATCCTTTTTAGTGAAGAGGGGTTTGGACTGGAGCCAAAAAAGAAAACAGCAAAAGGTCAGCCATCAACTAATGAAGAGGCGCTCAAGTTATTAGACCACCCTTTGGTTGATTTAATTATGTCTTATCGCACATTAACAAAATTAAACTCTACTTATTTAGAGGCATTACCTAAACAAATTAACAGAAATACTGGGCGCTTGCATACTTCATATCATCAAGCAGTTACAGCAACTGGCAGGCTATCCTCATCAAAGCCAAATTTTCAAAATATTCCAATTAGAACAGAACAAGGGGCTCAGATAAGATCAGCCTTTATTGCAAATAAGGGTAATGTAATTTTAGCAGCTGACTATTCACAAATTGAATTAAGAATAATGGCCCATATTTCTGAAGATAAAAGTTTAATAGAGTCATTTCGTAATAATGTTGATGTCCACCGCTCAACTGCTGCACAAGTTTTTAATACAGAGCTTGACAAAGTTACCAAGGACCAACGAAGAAAAGCTAAAGCAATTAATTTCGGTTTAATTTATGGCATGAGTGCATTCGGTTTAGCAAAACAAATTGATGTCTCTCGAACGGAAGCCAAACAATATATCGATGGTTATTTTGAAAATTATCCTGGTGTATTAAAGTTTATGGATGAAACTAAAGAAAAGGCAAAGTCACAAGGTTATGTAGAAACTATTTTAGGCAGAAGATTATATCTTCCACAGATTAATGCAAAAAATAAAATGCTTCAACAGCACGCTCTTAGAACAGCTATCAATGCTCCAATGCAGGGTTCATCTGCTGATATTATAAAAAAAGCAATGTTGGATATTCAGGCATGGATTGATGCTGAAGATAATGGCATTAAGATGATAATGCAAGTTCATGATGAGCTCGTCTTTGAAGTTCAAGAAGAAAAATCAATTGAGTATGCTGAGATTATAAGATCTATGATGGCTGAAACATTAAAGTTAAGCATTCCATTAGATGTTGATGTAGGAATAGGATCAAACTGGCAAGAGGCTCATTAG